CGGGTTCGAGATCGAGTTCAACCTCGTCGACGAGCGCGGTGACCCCTCTCTCACCAACAGCGAGGTGCTGGCCGCGATCGACGACGAGTCGTTCCAGACCGAGCTCGCCCAGTACAACGTCGAGATCAACGTCGAGCCGCGCCGGCTACGCGGCAGCGCACTGCGGGAGTTCGAGGACGACCTGCTGACCCGCCTGGAGACCGCCGGCGCCAAGGCCAGGGCCGTCGGCCCGGAGCTGGTGATGGTCGGGATCCTGCCGACGGTGACACCGGACCACATGGGCGCGGAGACGCTTTCGCCGAAGACCCGTTACCGGATGCTCAACGAGCAGATCATCGCCGAGCGGGGAGAGAACATCCGCATCGGACTCGAGGGCGTGGAGAAGCTCGAGCTGACCAGCGACTCGGTGGTGCCGGAGTCGACGTGCACGAGCACCCAGCTGCACGTGGAGGTCAGCGAGGGTGCCTTCCCGGCGTACTGGAACGCGGCCCAGGCCATCGCCGGCCCACAGGTGGCCGTGTGCGCCAACTCGCCGTTCCTGTTCCAGAAGGAGCTCTGGCGCGAGACCCGGATCAAGCTGTTCGAGCAGTCGATCGACACCCGCAGCGTCGAGCTGACCGAGCAGGGGGTCCGCCCGCGGGTGTGGTTCGGCGAACGCTGGCTGGAATCCGTGACCGACCTCTTCGAGGAGAACCAGCGCTACTTCTCGCCGCTGCTGCCCGAACTCGCCGACGAGGATCCGCTGGAGGTCCTCGACCGGGGCGGTACACCTCGGCTGGCCGAGCTCTCCCTGCACAGCGGCACCATCTACCGCTGGAACCGCCCGGTCTACGACGTCGCCGACGAGCGCCCGCACCTGCGGATCGAAAACCGCATCCTGCCCGCCGGGCCGACCGTCGTCGACACGATGGCGAACGCCGCCTTCTACTTCGGTCTCGTCCGCCGCCTGGCCGCGGACGAGCAGCCGGTGTGGTCCCGGCTTTCCTTCGAGGCGGCCGAGGACAACTTCCTGTGTGGCGCGCGCGAGGGCATCGGTGCCCGGCTGCAGTGGCCCGGACTCGGTGAGGTCGGGGCGGCCGAGCTCACCCTGGACACACTGCTGCCGCTGGCGTACGAAGGCCTGGACCGCTGGGGGGTCGACCCCGCCGATCGCGATCGGCTGCTCGGCGTGATCGAGCAGCGCTGCCGTACCGGCCGGAACGGGGCGGAGTGGCAGGCGGCGGTGTTCCACCGGCTGTACGACGGCAGTGGACTCTCCCGACTGGACGCCCTGCGGGCGATGACCGCCCGGTACGTCGAGCACATGCGCTCCAACGCACCCGTGCACACCTGGCCGCTCGACTGACCGAAGACTCACGGGCGCGTCAGGCCAACCCTGTCGTTCCCAACCGGGTCGGGCCCGTGGCCCGAGTCGCCAACCGTGTCGCGCCCGTGGCCCGAGTCGTAAACCGCGTCGCCAACCGTGTCGGGCCCGTGGCCCGAGTCGTAAACCGCGTCGCCAACCGTCTTGGGCCCGTGGCCCGGTCGGTCGATCGTGGCACCCCGCGAACCCGTAGTTCCGATGGGGCGACCACCAGCACCGCGCACCCCGACTTTGTGCTGCGCACATAAATTTGATGAGTTCGCCTGGGCAGGCAACCGTGGAGTGTTGTGAGACGTCACAACTCCGAGAAGGAGGTGACCATGCCCATCAGACAGCGATCCACCCGTCCAGGCGGACGGCGCCTCATTGTCGTCGAGCCGTTCCTGGAGTGGCACGAGCAAGCGGCGTGCTGTGACGAGCCGTCCGAACTCTTCTACGGACCGGAGGGTGAGTCCCAGCACGAGCGGCTGGCCCGCGAAGCACGCGCCCTGGCCGTCTGCAACCAGTGCCCTGTCCGTACACCATGCCAGAAACACGCCCTGAAGCGTCCCGAATCCTACGGCGTGTGGGGCGGCACCACCGAGTCGTCACGTTCCGCCGCTCGGCGCTCGGGCACCGAGGCGCCGCGCCGGAAGCAGGTCGTGGCCGTCGAGTAGCCGCTCCGCCCCTGACCGCCTGAGAGCCGCCGGCCGGTGGCCCGGACGCCCCCGGCACGCCACCGGCCGCGTCACCGACAGCCTCTCGTCCCGCCACTCCGTCACCCCGGCTCCATCAGCGCGGGCCGCGACCGAAGTCCCGTGCCTGTGGCCCTCGAAGCCGCGGCACGACCACCGGGGCTGACGGTGTGGTCAGGTCGAACCACCCGATCCGGGTCGCCACGTAGACCGGATCCGGGTGCACCCCCACGATCGCGCAGGCCACCAGCCAGGCGCGCGACCACGCGTGGTCGCCGTCGAGACTCTCCAGCGGACCGGGCCGCACCGTCAGGAGGGCGGCTCGGCGGCGCGGCCGGTGTGGGTCCGCGGCGGCCTCGGCACCCGGATCATCGGTCAGCACCCGGTCCAGCCCGGCCACGGCGAGGTCGACCCGGAGTGCATGGTCGGGTTCACCCGCGGTGGCCGCCAGCAGGTTGGTGGAGGGGTCGCCGACGGGAGCTCCCGTGGAATCCAGCGGCAGGATCCGGGCCGTCGGCGCGAACGCTTGCCTACGCGTCTGCCCCCGCAGGATCCACACCGAGGCGGTGACCAGTCTGGCCAGATCAGGGTGCGGGGAACCCGTCCCCGAACCGTCCGGAACAGGTGCCGAGGGCGGCACGGCGGACGGCGGGGGAGTCATGGTGGCAACCTTGCCCGTACGGCATGATCCCCGGTTGCCGTCATCCACAACCCGGCTGTAGTAGCGTCCGGCACCAGGAGTGATCCCCGCCGGCCTGTCCCAGCCTTGGTGCAGTCCGGTGCCGCTCCAAGATCCCGTTCCGCCCCACCGGTCCTCGGAGGTGCCCCGATGTCGGCGATCGTCGTCGGATACGTCGACAAACCGGAGGGGCGTGCCGCCCTCCGCCGTGCCGCCACCGAGGCCAAACTCCGCCAGGCCAGACTCGTCGTGGTCAACGCCCAGGGCGCCGGCGCCCAGGGCGCCGTGGAGGCCGACGAGGCCGTTGCCGGAGTCCGCGCCGAGTTGGACGCGCACGGACTGGGCTACGAGTACCGCGAACTGGGGCAGGGCGCCGAGCCGGCCGACGACCTGATCGCGGTCGCCGACGAGGTGGCCGCCGAGTTCATCGTGATCGGTCTCCGCAGGCGTTCGCCGGTAGGAAAGTTGATTCTGGGCAGTAACGCCCAGCGAATTCTTCTGGACGCCTCGTGCCCGGTGCTGGCGGTCAAGGCCGACCCCGACGTCTGAGGGGGCGAAGGCCAGGCTCGTCTGGTCGGCCCCCGGCCGCGGGTTCCGGCTGTCGGACATCACACCAGCAGAGTCACCCCGGGGCGGATTTCCCGTGCCACGGCGCGGGCATACAGTCTGCGAGCACACACGGCCCGGGGAGTGCGGGGGAAATGTGTCATTTGGAGGCCGACGTATGCTGGAACATCGAGCATCCGGGCCCGACCGCGTGAGGCGCACTCGTGCCGCGAAGTCATCCTGACAATCCCTACCAGGTGCCGTGCGTGCATCTGGCCGAGAGCATGTCAGAATGCTCTCTTGCGCACTTGCCCGGTGTCCCGGTCACTCTCACCACTAGTACGACGAGAGGAAGGTCGTGTCGTCCCGCACGTCCCGGAATGCCCAGCTTCTTGACAGCCCGGAAGTCCAGCGACTCGTCGACCAAGGTCGCGAGCGTGGGCACGTCACCGCCGAGGAGGTGCGTGGCGCGTGTGAGGAAGTCGGTATCGACAAGACCCAATGGGCTCACCTGCTGCGGTACCTCGGTGAGGAAGGTGTGACCGTGTCGGTCGACTCCACAACTCAGACGACCCGCAAGCGGGTGGCCGCGGCCGCCTCTCGCCGGGCCGCCGCTGTCACCCAGAGCGCCGCGACCCCAGCCAAGCCGGCCGCTGCTCCGGCCCACAAGACCCGCAAGGTCAAGGAAGCCCCCACCACGCCTCCGGCCGCCGCCAAGGTGGCCGCTGTCGGCGACGTGGCCCAGCCCACCGAGCTGTCCACCGAGGCGCCCGAGGCCGCCGAGCCCACCGAGGCCGAACTCGCCGCCGGGAGCACCCCCGACGCCGAGGTCTCCGCGGTGACCGCCCGGCCCGCTGCCAAGCGCGCCGGTGCCAAGACCGCGAAGAAGGCCGTCGGGGCCAAGGGCAAGAAGGCCGTGTCCGGCAAGGCCGGCGGCGACGCCGGGACCGAGGGTGAGGCCGACACCGACGCCGAGTTCAACCCTGAGCTGGAGGAGGAGGGGTTCGTCCTCTCCGAGGGCGACGACGCCGACGAGCCCGAGCAGCAGGTGATGGTCGCCGGCGCCACCGCCGACCCGGTGAAGGACTACCTCAAGCAGATCGGCAAGGTCCCCCTGCTGAACGCCGAGCAGGAGGTCGAGCTGGCCAAGCGGATCGAGGCCGGCCTGTTCGCCGAGGAGAAGCTCGGCGGCGAGGCCGGAGCGCCTCCCGCGGACCTGGTGACCGAGTTCGAGTGGATCGCTGAGGACGGCCACAAGGCCAAGAACCACCTGCTGGAGGCCAACCTCCGCCTCGTGGTGTCGCTGGCCAAGCGTTACACCGGCCGCGGCATGCTCTTCCTGGACCTGATCCAGGAAGGCAACCTCGGCCTCATCCGCGCGGTGGAGAAGTTCGACTACACCAAGGGCTACAAGTTCTCGACGTACGCGACCTGGTGGATCCGGCAGGCGATCACCCGCGCGATGGCCGACCAGGCCCGCACGATCCGCATTCCGGTGCACATGGTCGAGGTGATCAACAAGCTCGCCCGGGTCCAGCGGCAGATGCTGCAGGACCTCGGCCGCGAGCCCACCCCGGAGGAGCTGGCCAAGGAACTCGACATGACCCCGGAGAAGGTCATCGAGGTCCAGAAGTACGGCCGGGAGCCGATCTCGCTGCACACCCCGCTCGGCGAGGACGGTGACTCCGAGTTCGGTGACCTGATCGAGGACTCCGAGGCGATCGTTCCGGCCGACGCGGTCTCGTTCACGCTCCTGCAGGAGCAGTTGCACGCCGTGCTGGACACGCTCAGTGAGCGTGAGGCTGGCGTGGTCTCCATGCGGTTCGGGCTCACCGACGGCCAGCCCAAGACCCTCGACGAGATCGGCAAGGTCTACGGCGTGACCCGCGAGCGGATCCGCCAGATCGAGTCCAAGACGATGTCCAAGTTGCGGCATCCGTCCCGTTCGCAGGTTCTGCGCGACTATCTCGACTGACGCTCGACCTACGCTGCGCAGGACCCGGGCCGGGTGGCGGCCCGGGTCCTGCGTTGTGCGTTCCGGCGTCCCAGCCGGTAGACTCTGCGATCTTGGACGCTCTTCCGCCCCGTACCCGCTCAGGAGTACGGGGCGTTCGGCTTACTGGCCACCGTCGTATCCGCGTCAGTCCATTGCCGCGCCCCCGCGGGTGCCGGCTCGACCGAAGGAGGAACGTGGCCGCGCAGAGCAGGACCGAGGTCAAGAACAGCACCAAGGCCGGCCCGAAGAACGGTCCCGAGGCCGGTCCCGAGTCCGGCCCTGAGGCTGCAGCCGGGACCAGCGGTGAAGCCGGGCAGGCGGCTCCCGAAGAGGGCTTCGTTCTCGCCGACGACGACGCCGACGAGCCCGAGCAGCAGGTGATGGTCGCCGGTGCCACCGCCGACCCGGTGAAGGACTACCTCAAGCTGATCGGCCGGGTCTCCCTGCTGAACGCCGCGCAGGAGGTCGACCTGGCCAAGCGGATCGAGGCCGGCCTGTTCGCCGAGGAGAAGCTCGGCGGTGAGGCCGGACCGCCTCCCGAGGACCTCGTCGCGGAGTTCGAGTGGCTGGCCGAGGACGGCCGCCTCGCGAAGAACCACCTGCTGGAGGCCAACCTCCGCCTCGTGGTGTCGCTGGCCAAGCGTTACACCGGCCGCGGCATGGGGTTCCTGGACCTGATCCAGGAGGGCAACCTCGGGTTGATCCGTGCGGTGGAGAAGTTCGACTACTCCAAGGGCTACAAGTTCTCGACGTACGCCACC
This Actinopolymorpha cephalotaxi DNA region includes the following protein-coding sequences:
- a CDS encoding WhiB family transcriptional regulator produces the protein MPIRQRSTRPGGRRLIVVEPFLEWHEQAACCDEPSELFYGPEGESQHERLAREARALAVCNQCPVRTPCQKHALKRPESYGVWGGTTESSRSAARRSGTEAPRRKQVVAVE
- a CDS encoding RNA polymerase sigma factor, whose amino-acid sequence is MSSRTSRNAQLLDSPEVQRLVDQGRERGHVTAEEVRGACEEVGIDKTQWAHLLRYLGEEGVTVSVDSTTQTTRKRVAAAASRRAAAVTQSAATPAKPAAAPAHKTRKVKEAPTTPPAAAKVAAVGDVAQPTELSTEAPEAAEPTEAELAAGSTPDAEVSAVTARPAAKRAGAKTAKKAVGAKGKKAVSGKAGGDAGTEGEADTDAEFNPELEEEGFVLSEGDDADEPEQQVMVAGATADPVKDYLKQIGKVPLLNAEQEVELAKRIEAGLFAEEKLGGEAGAPPADLVTEFEWIAEDGHKAKNHLLEANLRLVVSLAKRYTGRGMLFLDLIQEGNLGLIRAVEKFDYTKGYKFSTYATWWIRQAITRAMADQARTIRIPVHMVEVINKLARVQRQMLQDLGREPTPEELAKELDMTPEKVIEVQKYGREPISLHTPLGEDGDSEFGDLIEDSEAIVPADAVSFTLLQEQLHAVLDTLSEREAGVVSMRFGLTDGQPKTLDEIGKVYGVTRERIRQIESKTMSKLRHPSRSQVLRDYLD
- a CDS encoding universal stress protein, translating into MSAIVVGYVDKPEGRAALRRAATEAKLRQARLVVVNAQGAGAQGAVEADEAVAGVRAELDAHGLGYEYRELGQGAEPADDLIAVADEVAAEFIVIGLRRRSPVGKLILGSNAQRILLDASCPVLAVKADPDV
- a CDS encoding glutamate--cysteine ligase family protein, whose amino-acid sequence is MGQDIKPRSFSPEDRALFRDKLRRCLRAFVRMSEEGRFEVRRPFTGFEIEFNLVDERGDPSLTNSEVLAAIDDESFQTELAQYNVEINVEPRRLRGSALREFEDDLLTRLETAGAKARAVGPELVMVGILPTVTPDHMGAETLSPKTRYRMLNEQIIAERGENIRIGLEGVEKLELTSDSVVPESTCTSTQLHVEVSEGAFPAYWNAAQAIAGPQVAVCANSPFLFQKELWRETRIKLFEQSIDTRSVELTEQGVRPRVWFGERWLESVTDLFEENQRYFSPLLPELADEDPLEVLDRGGTPRLAELSLHSGTIYRWNRPVYDVADERPHLRIENRILPAGPTVVDTMANAAFYFGLVRRLAADEQPVWSRLSFEAAEDNFLCGAREGIGARLQWPGLGEVGAAELTLDTLLPLAYEGLDRWGVDPADRDRLLGVIEQRCRTGRNGAEWQAAVFHRLYDGSGLSRLDALRAMTARYVEHMRSNAPVHTWPLD